A window from Plasmodium chabaudi chabaudi strain AS genome assembly, chromosome: 11 encodes these proteins:
- a CDS encoding cullin-like protein, putative, whose product MDPSAFKNFPVFYVKNKENVNIDNEQFSSSLRKFEEYIQSCFDFLPFKELKIDSENIFIIKNLFDFFVFYGCDRLICETIENKCKDKTVAFFEDLETKINNNEFKNTEDFLNYYVHIWNNFSLVIVHLEDVLESFNSYNKITSVNFDTPSYIFTEIWKKYTHDFTKIKNTIISSTSEYLKWDKIYCETKFYQYVCMNIYNDETTKNMLINMDNKDLGNIKYEQIGNDKFINYSHGNCQIDKTNEINSDQKENDNNFVCKENATKINEKLLSTVLRIIDILEMYEEFEKVYKNETYEYFKNRVKKSNQLLINEKNKTIDNRLYNFPNELENYLCHEQMRCRKFLKEETEIDILNMLKELLIVNHKDILYQKEYIDYCIINEKYDSLRILYLFSLNLNITEEFCNLFCNSVESIGVDLINNLINNRNNINILNDKFIQLINFKLNIDRIIIMSFRYSYFFTKKWKEVLEHILNKGDQAEKYMPIILSIYLNNLMMMYNTCLNKLKKYYILNKEIKNEKMKNKIYRNNISNPHFLSNTDSVGIVERENDQGSDSKGDQESGAENENELNNQYNYSDYENSENGDKIYTNYHSEKGEKLFRMYQDIGKCIMSIVTIVLSLFKYISDKEKFEKYYRIFMCKRLINDNSFNIVLDIKVFKTLKKECGQQFTKKIESILKDMKITSKLVKRFYNEMPHNSIKLLKKKKYFVNIIFNEIWDYNKLENSVIYPESVKMCNDYFLKYYKRYNKSKNITFLPLFGLCVLKVNFSRISKKKEYARWQADILQLLEKNNSNKNDDKSESDNDTFCKKKKQKKIYITVTIMQALCLLQFNKNLEYTINELSDMTGISTDNILSYLKSIYSNDETQILIYDEINKTFKVNSQFKSKKKHLVVDYADTTYRDNTNIPALTQENMENEDISLHIDAAIVKFLKVEGKASQMNICEYIKKKMNISSNEQITNRVSSLVNREFIFFQNDLYHYEL is encoded by the exons ATGGATCCAAGtgcttttaaaaatttccCAGTTTTCtatgttaaaaataaag aaaatgtTAACATAGATAATGAGCAATTTTCGAGTAGCTTAAGAAAGTTTGAAGAATATATCCAAAGTTGTTTCGACTTTTTACCGTTTAAAGAGTTAAAGATAGAtagtgaaaatatatttataattaaaaacttattcgatttttttgttttttatggCTGTGATAGATTAATATGTGAAacaattgaaaataaatgtaaagaCAAAACAGTTGCTTTTTTTGAAGATTTAGAaactaaaataaataataatgaatttaaaaatacagaagattttttaaattattatgtcCATATATGGAATAATTTTTCGCTAGTTATAGTTCATTTAGAAGATGTATTAGAATCATTTAATTCGTATAATAAGATAACATCTGTGAATTTTGATACTccttcatatatatttactgaaatatggaaaaagtATACTCAcgattttacaaaaataaaaaatactataaTATCAAGTACTtctgaatatttaaaatgggATAAGATTTATTGtgaaacaaaattttatcaatatgtatgtatgaatatatataatgatgaaaCCACAAAAAACATGCTTATAAATATGGACAATAAAGATTTAggcaatataaaatatgaacaaattggtaatgataaatttattaattattctCATGGAAATTGCCAAATTGATAAAACTAATGAAATTAACTCTGatcaaaaagaaaatgataataatttcgtttgtaaagaaaatgctacaaaaattaatgagAAACTACTTTCTACTGTACTAAGAATAATAGACATTCTAGAAATGTATGAAGAATTTGAAAAGGTGTATAAAAACGAAACATATGAatactttaaaaatagagttaaaaaaagcaatcaattattaataaatgaaaaaaataaaaccatAGATAATcgattatataatttcccAAATGAATTAgagaattatttatgtcATGAACAAATGAGATGTCgcaaatttttaaaagaagaaaCAGAAAtagatattttaaatatgttaaaaGAACTTTTAATAGTAAACCATAAGGATATACTATATCAAAAAGAGTATATAGATTATTGTataattaatgaaaaatatgattcattaagaattttatatttattttctctaaatttaaatataactGAAGAATTctgtaatttattttgtaactCCGTTGAATCTATAGGTGttgatttaattaataatttaattaataatcgaaataatataaatatattaaatgataaatttatacaattaataaattttaaattaaatatcgataggattattattatgtcaTTTAGATattcctatttttttacaaaaaaatggaaagaaGTGCTTGAacacattttaaataaaggtGATCAAGCTGAAAAATACATGCCAATTATACTTAGCATATATCTAAACAATTTAATGATGATGTATAACACATGTTTAAATAagcttaaaaaatattatatattaaataaggaaatcaaaaatgaaaaaatgaaaaataaaatatatcgaAATAACATTAGTAATCCACACTTTTTAAGTAATACTGATAGTGTTGGAATAGTAGAAAGAGAAAATGATCAAGGTTCTGATAGTAAGGGGGATCAAGAATCTGGGGCTGAAAACGAgaatgaattaaataaccaatataattattcgGATTATGAGAATAGCGAAAATGgtgataaaatttatacGAATTACCATTCAGAAAAAGGTGAAAAGCTGTTCAGAATGTATCAAGATATTGGAAAGTGTATTATGAGTATAGTAACTATTGTACTTAgcctttttaaatatataagcgacaaagaaaaatttgaaaaatattatcgtATTTTTATGTGTAAACGATTAATAAATGACAATTCATTTAACATAGTATTAGATATTAAAGTTTTTAAAACTCTTAAAAAAGAATGTGGTCAACaatttactaaaaaaatagaaagtattttaaaagatatGAAAATTACATCAAAATTGGTTAAACGATTTTATAATGAAATGCCTCATAattcaataaaattattaaaaaaaaaaaaatattttgtaaatattatttttaatgaaattTGGGATTACAATAAACTCGAAAATAGTGTGATCTATCCAGAATCTGTAAAAATGTGTaatgattattttcttaaatattataagcGCTATAATAAATCCAAAAATATCACCTTTTTGCCTCTATTTGGGTTATGCGTATTAAAAGTAAATTTTAGTAGAatatccaaaaaaaaagaatatgcACGATGGCAAGCTGATATTTTGCAACTtcttgaaaaaaataattcaaataagAATGATGATAAATCAGAAAGTGACAATGACACattttgcaaaaaaaaaaaacaaaaaaaaatttatattactgTAACCATTATGCAAGCGCTTTGCTTACTtcaatttaataaaaacttggaatatacaataaatgaattaagCGATATGACAGGTATATCAactgataatatattaagcTATTTAAAATCTATTTACTCTAATGATGAAacacaaattttaatttatgatgaaataaataaaacatttaagGTCAATTCACaatttaaatcaaaaaaaaaacatttagtAGTAGATTATGCTGATACAACATATAGagataatacaaatatccCTGCATTGACACAAGAAAATATGGAGAATGAAGATATAAGTCTACATATCGATGCAGCTAttgttaaatttttaaaagtagAAGGAAAAGCATcacaaatgaatatatgtgaatatattaaaaaaaaaatgaatatctCTTCCAATGAACAAATTACAAATAGAGTGTCTTCATTGGTAAATAGagaatttatattttttcaaaatgatctttatcattatgaattataa